One stretch of Toxoplasma gondii ME49 chromosome XI, whole genome shotgun sequence DNA includes these proteins:
- a CDS encoding hypothetical protein (encoded by transcript TGME49_306880) has protein sequence MIWDAETIWVNCDLILRSRKTLNTGKTPETLRNIMMMDLEGKVSVIRCPVFTRNLYYDNLLQFKLHTDDDCVSIAGRMRKEAQLSDTQKSEERHEISFLHECLGVSGCTQHATKFGREPALSPAWGRPSGGHHRAMSASISAAESTSEETQNHEAGSRCTRIS, from the exons ATGATTTGGGATGCGGAGACGATATGGGTAAACTGTGACCTAATTCTCAGGTCCCGTAAAACATTAAACACTGGAAAGACACCGGAAACCTTAAGGAACATAATGATGATGGACCTGGAGGGGAAAGTGAGTGTTATCAGATGCCCCGTATTTACACGGAACTTGTACTACGATAACTTGCTGCAGTTCAAGCTCCATACGGACGATGACTGCGTTTCTATTG CCGGGCGTATGAGGAAAGAGGCCCAGCTCTCCGACACACAGAAGTCTGAAGAAAG GCACGAGATTTCCTTCCTCCATGAATGTCTTGGAGTGTCTGGCTGCACCCAACATGCCACCAAATTCGGGCGAGAACCGGCGTTGAGCCCGGCGTGGGGCCGTCCCTCGGGCGGGCATCACCGCGCTATGTCCGCGTCGATTTCGGCAGCAGAATCgacgagcgaggagacacaaaacCATGAGGCTGGCAGTCGATGCACCAGGATTAGTTAA
- a CDS encoding hypothetical protein (encoded by transcript TGME49_306870~Signal peptide predicted by SignalP 2.0 HMM (probability 0.896) with cleavage site probability 0.408 at residue 19~Predicted trans-membrane domain (TMHMM2.0):100-118), with the protein MNICTAFTISAVILISALTDTFQCYVEGIGSVNNTVTTTVNSVGAAAMNSNATLDLQSLEKNAEDQRLVLDGPKNPSQALSTRRPRKVLSRLAKSRTTKAAALVASFAGLVIVAIKVWKCRKLWLKGGSGTKTEGNTRRRLAEEEPTDEECVRRLCSDPFSTLVLRR; encoded by the exons ATGAATATCTGTACTGCATTTACCATTTCCGCGGTTATCCTAATTTCCGCGCTGACGGACACGTTCCAGTGTTACGTGGAGGGAATTGGCAGTGTGAATAACACAGTGACAACAACGGTTAATTCCGTCGGTGCCGCGGCGATGAATTCCAATGCGACATTGGATTTACAAAGCCTTGAGAAGAACGCCGAGGATCAGCGTCTAGTCCTCGATGGCCCGAAAAACCCGAGCCA AGCCCTTAGCACCAGGAGACCACGGAAGGTGCTCAGCAGGTTGGCCAAGTCGAGAACTACGAAGGCGGCTGCTTTAGTCGCCAGTTTCGCTGGGCTAGTTATAGTCGCGATCAAGGTCTGGAAGTGCAGAAAACTGTGGCTAAAGGGCGGCAGTGGCACAAAAACTGAGGGAAACACTCGACGAAGACTggcggaagaagagccaACTGACGAGGAGTGTGTACGTCGGCTGTGCTCTGACCCGTTTAGCACCCTCGTACTACGCAGATAG